The Onthophagus taurus isolate NC chromosome 2, IU_Otau_3.0, whole genome shotgun sequence genome includes a window with the following:
- the LOC111426964 gene encoding thioredoxin domain-containing protein 11 isoform X1 translates to MSESLAEEIDFSPDKNVLDEKPPKKVKKNEKETEKSWFLKILINNIMSNLRSAFIMGLVVMVYAAFNNDVPKTSNPPQANKFFSNLTNSPIKDHFKGEISKIFSTTKISSTKDISFVMFYAPWDRKSQEVRKEFEIVAQFMKEMIDLEAVNCWQPEGECQKRYSKVYGWPIFVVYLNDNRGLPYNGPLKADYMIKFLNSVVSPIERIKNGIDFLTFRTKYDVVILANLDVMVDLNRRNVDYEIFYSTALRFLEKDPFREVGFGIKTEKPGFKKKLTIYTSNETFSYFEPNWTTNGLITWLSEKIHKLTSWASPHGQKSTLLSKYLQPGPALILFTPRMILYETNYYYLLIREIALELFNCKNDFDNYSLRFALNKKRLNRNSNKSLMDFDEDFHKVLIKTPQNNTISTTFEFYTNNSICYSDLIKNQNQFGFYLDNNVLIENNINTFYNDRLKCEQDQKNYFKTSLLPDNFDKNSPVNLQKRFLNNKNELKAFAESFYSIKIEKYEPKMFTSGLKSLKKFLKGFLCNSNRTLNLIAMDSLNYDGFTTNLNVNLLKNDQKTSAIIIDDQNESFFVLKSPINDVNLRKFIKRFFENSLNRSKSFTTNIPPTSKEFFITDLNAESFFNFTKQKKAVIIFFYTKHCAFCSGISYKLLKVAKMLENVEHLTFGRIDGDLNTLPWEFTMEKLPTLLFFPDEKKSETRVFPKSTPITVSTLINFILTNLSPTLKVHAMWSICMKIKFEADQNKCILSIRLETLSLIERTLQEWRKAQSELKSYIVDKLSALRRLHLILGQKTKDNSQSIQTLFVKLTKQ, encoded by the exons ATGTCGGAAAGTCTAGCCGAGGAGATTGATTTCAGTccagataaaaatgttttggacGAAAAGCCTCccaaaaaggttaaaaaaaacgaaaaagaaaccgaaaaaagttggtttttaaagattttaataaataatataatgtcTAATTTGCGTAGTGCTTTTATAATGGGTTTAGTGGTTATGGTTTATGCAGCTTTTAATAATGA TGTACCTAAAACATCAAATCCACCTCAAgcaaataaattcttttcaaatttgacaaaCTCACCTATAAAAGATCATTTCAAAGGAGAAATctctaagattttttcaacaacaaaaatctCATCTACAAAAGACATTAGTTTTGTAATGTTTTATGCCCCTTGGGATAGAAAGTCTCAAGAAGtaagaaaagaatttgaaattgtaGCTCAATTTATGAAGGAAATGATAGATCTTGAGGCTGTAAATTGTTGGCAACCAGAGGGAGAATGCCAAAAACGATATAGTAAAGTTTATGGTTGGCccatttttgttgtttatttaaatgatAATCGTGGTTTACCTTATAATGGCCCTTTAAAAGCTGATTATATgatcaagtttttaaattcaGTTGTGAGTCCTattgaaagaattaaaaatggaattgactttttgacatttagaacaaaataTGAT gtTGTCATTTTGGCGAATTTGGATGTTATGGTTGATTTAAATCGAAGaaatgttgattatgaaattttttattcaacagCTTTgagatttttggaaaaagatCCATTTAGGGAGGTTGGTTTTGGTATTAAAACTGAAAAACCaggatttaaaaagaaattaaccaTTTATACATCAAATGAAACATTT agtTATTTCGAACCTAATTGGACCACAAACGGATTAATAACTTGGTTAAGcgaaaaaatacataaattaacatcttggGCATCACCTCACGGTCAAAAAAGTACTTTATTATCGAAATATCTTCAACCAGGGCCGGCTTTAATCCTATTTACACCAAGAATGATACTTTatgaaacaaattattattatttactg attCGCGAAATCGCATTAGAACTTTTCAACtgcaaaaatgattttgataacTACTCATTACGTTTTgcgttaaataaaaaacgacTCAATCGAAATTCTAATAAATCTTTGATGGATTTTGATGAGGATTTTCATAAAGTGTTAATTAAAACTCCtcaaaataacacaatttcAACGACtttcgaattttacacaaATAATTCTATTTGTTATTCCGATCTAATCAAAAATCAGAATCAATTCGGTTTTTATTTagataataatgtattaattgaaaataatataaacacTTTTTATAATGATCGATTAAAATGCGAACaagatcaaaaaaattatttcaaaacgtCACTTTTACCCGataatttcgataaaaattcACCGGTTAATCttcaaaaacgatttcttaataataaaaatgaactaAAAGCGTTTGCGGAGTCTTTTTATTcgattaaaatcgaaaaatatgaACCAAAAATGTTTACGAGCGGTTTGAAAagtcttaaaaaatttttgaaaggttttttatgtaattcgAATCGtacattaaacttaattgCGATGGACTCTTTAAATTACGATGGTTTTACAACGAATTTAAACGtgaatcttttaaaaaatgatcaaaaaacaTCAGCAATTATTATAGATGATCAAAATGAgtcattttttgtattaaaatctCCTATTAATGATGTTAAtcttcgaaaatttattaaaagattctTTGAAAACAGTTTAAATCGATCGAAATCGTTTACAACAAACATCCCACCTACTagcaaagaattttttataaccGATTTAAATGCggaatcattttttaattttacgaaacaaaaaaag gctgttattatatttttttacactaAGCATTGCGCTTTTTGTTCGGGTATTTcatataaattgttaaaagtGGCGAAAATGTTAGAAAACGTCGAGCATCTTACTTTTGGGAGAATCGATGGCGATTTGAATACTTTACCTTGGGAATTTACCATGGAAAAGTTAcctactttattatttttcccCGATGAAAA aaaatcaGAAACGAGAGTTTTTCCGAAATCAACTCCTATTACAGTctcaactttaattaattttatcctGACAAATTTAAGTCCAACTTTGAAAGTTCACGCAATGTGGTCGATTTGTATGAAAATTaag TTTGAAGCAGatcaaaataaatgtattttatcAATTCGTTTGGAAACATTAAGTTTAATTGAACGAACGTTACAGGAATGGCGAAAAGCCCAAAGCGAACTTAAAAGCTATATAGTAGATAAATTGAGCGCTTTGAGACGTTTGCATTTGATTTTGGGACAAAAGACCAAAGATAATTCGCAAAGCATACAAACTTTGTTTGTTAAATTAACGAaacaatga
- the LOC111426964 gene encoding thioredoxin domain-containing protein 11 isoform X2, translated as MFYAPWDRKSQEVRKEFEIVAQFMKEMIDLEAVNCWQPEGECQKRYSKVYGWPIFVVYLNDNRGLPYNGPLKADYMIKFLNSVVSPIERIKNGIDFLTFRTKYDVVILANLDVMVDLNRRNVDYEIFYSTALRFLEKDPFREVGFGIKTEKPGFKKKLTIYTSNETFSYFEPNWTTNGLITWLSEKIHKLTSWASPHGQKSTLLSKYLQPGPALILFTPRMILYETNYYYLLIREIALELFNCKNDFDNYSLRFALNKKRLNRNSNKSLMDFDEDFHKVLIKTPQNNTISTTFEFYTNNSICYSDLIKNQNQFGFYLDNNVLIENNINTFYNDRLKCEQDQKNYFKTSLLPDNFDKNSPVNLQKRFLNNKNELKAFAESFYSIKIEKYEPKMFTSGLKSLKKFLKGFLCNSNRTLNLIAMDSLNYDGFTTNLNVNLLKNDQKTSAIIIDDQNESFFVLKSPINDVNLRKFIKRFFENSLNRSKSFTTNIPPTSKEFFITDLNAESFFNFTKQKKAVIIFFYTKHCAFCSGISYKLLKVAKMLENVEHLTFGRIDGDLNTLPWEFTMEKLPTLLFFPDEKKSETRVFPKSTPITVSTLINFILTNLSPTLKVHAMWSICMKIKFEADQNKCILSIRLETLSLIERTLQEWRKAQSELKSYIVDKLSALRRLHLILGQKTKDNSQSIQTLFVKLTKQ; from the exons ATGTTTTATGCCCCTTGGGATAGAAAGTCTCAAGAAGtaagaaaagaatttgaaattgtaGCTCAATTTATGAAGGAAATGATAGATCTTGAGGCTGTAAATTGTTGGCAACCAGAGGGAGAATGCCAAAAACGATATAGTAAAGTTTATGGTTGGCccatttttgttgtttatttaaatgatAATCGTGGTTTACCTTATAATGGCCCTTTAAAAGCTGATTATATgatcaagtttttaaattcaGTTGTGAGTCCTattgaaagaattaaaaatggaattgactttttgacatttagaacaaaataTGAT gtTGTCATTTTGGCGAATTTGGATGTTATGGTTGATTTAAATCGAAGaaatgttgattatgaaattttttattcaacagCTTTgagatttttggaaaaagatCCATTTAGGGAGGTTGGTTTTGGTATTAAAACTGAAAAACCaggatttaaaaagaaattaaccaTTTATACATCAAATGAAACATTT agtTATTTCGAACCTAATTGGACCACAAACGGATTAATAACTTGGTTAAGcgaaaaaatacataaattaacatcttggGCATCACCTCACGGTCAAAAAAGTACTTTATTATCGAAATATCTTCAACCAGGGCCGGCTTTAATCCTATTTACACCAAGAATGATACTTTatgaaacaaattattattatttactg attCGCGAAATCGCATTAGAACTTTTCAACtgcaaaaatgattttgataacTACTCATTACGTTTTgcgttaaataaaaaacgacTCAATCGAAATTCTAATAAATCTTTGATGGATTTTGATGAGGATTTTCATAAAGTGTTAATTAAAACTCCtcaaaataacacaatttcAACGACtttcgaattttacacaaATAATTCTATTTGTTATTCCGATCTAATCAAAAATCAGAATCAATTCGGTTTTTATTTagataataatgtattaattgaaaataatataaacacTTTTTATAATGATCGATTAAAATGCGAACaagatcaaaaaaattatttcaaaacgtCACTTTTACCCGataatttcgataaaaattcACCGGTTAATCttcaaaaacgatttcttaataataaaaatgaactaAAAGCGTTTGCGGAGTCTTTTTATTcgattaaaatcgaaaaatatgaACCAAAAATGTTTACGAGCGGTTTGAAAagtcttaaaaaatttttgaaaggttttttatgtaattcgAATCGtacattaaacttaattgCGATGGACTCTTTAAATTACGATGGTTTTACAACGAATTTAAACGtgaatcttttaaaaaatgatcaaaaaacaTCAGCAATTATTATAGATGATCAAAATGAgtcattttttgtattaaaatctCCTATTAATGATGTTAAtcttcgaaaatttattaaaagattctTTGAAAACAGTTTAAATCGATCGAAATCGTTTACAACAAACATCCCACCTACTagcaaagaattttttataaccGATTTAAATGCggaatcattttttaattttacgaaacaaaaaaag gctgttattatatttttttacactaAGCATTGCGCTTTTTGTTCGGGTATTTcatataaattgttaaaagtGGCGAAAATGTTAGAAAACGTCGAGCATCTTACTTTTGGGAGAATCGATGGCGATTTGAATACTTTACCTTGGGAATTTACCATGGAAAAGTTAcctactttattatttttcccCGATGAAAA aaaatcaGAAACGAGAGTTTTTCCGAAATCAACTCCTATTACAGTctcaactttaattaattttatcctGACAAATTTAAGTCCAACTTTGAAAGTTCACGCAATGTGGTCGATTTGTATGAAAATTaag TTTGAAGCAGatcaaaataaatgtattttatcAATTCGTTTGGAAACATTAAGTTTAATTGAACGAACGTTACAGGAATGGCGAAAAGCCCAAAGCGAACTTAAAAGCTATATAGTAGATAAATTGAGCGCTTTGAGACGTTTGCATTTGATTTTGGGACAAAAGACCAAAGATAATTCGCAAAGCATACAAACTTTGTTTGTTAAATTAACGAaacaatga
- the LOC111426966 gene encoding AN1-type zinc finger protein 4-like — protein MSDEEEDFFLKDPQKAGQPMEISIETLSGTVFDVPVRPTDTVLDIKTKIQRVEGIPTHHQNLLFHLKELEDFKRLSDVGIKNGSKLKLVLSMRGGPISTRRLTTCIDRRHIVWKDLKELIEHTREEIAEKPESTSKVSVLVFKEGAAINLIRVIENEDGSYSPYLKENREKRVEMVKSIKKMSEDSGIESKMEILRSKMENLEVLEDESNELSDLNDLKSLKSRFLNRFLSKKDEESEDLDKKIEKNDDVSENLAASSSVFDEIESNSIRKPFYLHKSDNNLHKLDKSPCKTDKVEGVKELKGVSSGKNRRMRCEKCKKRLNLTNWYLCRCEKAFCTQHRLPEVHDCGYDFKGEGRRVLERENPVVKGVKVVKF, from the exons ATGTCAGATGAGGAAGAggattttttcttaaaagatcCCCAAAAAGCGGGCCAACCGATGGAAATTTCGATAGAAACGCTTTCGGGAACTGTGTTTGACGTTCCTGTTCGCCCTACGGACACCGTGCTCGATATCAAAACGAAAATCCAGCGTGTTGAAG GTATTCCTACCCATcaccaaaatttactttttcacTTAAAAGAATTAGAAGATTTTAAGCGTTTAAGCGATGTTGGAATCAAAAAtggatcaaaattaaaattagtgcTTTCAATGAGGGGCGGACCGATTTCTACACGACGTTTAACTACTTGTATTGATCGGAGACATATTGTTTGGAAGGATCTAAAGGAACTTATTGAACACACCAG GGAAGAAATTGCTGAAAAGCCAGAGTCCACATCAAAAGTATCAGTTTTAGTGTTTAAAGAGGGCGCTGCAATTAATTTGATACGTGTGATAGAGAATGAGGATGGTTCCTACTCGCCTTATTTAAAAGAGAATAGAGAAAAACGTGTTGAAATGGTTAAGAGTATTAAGAAAATGTCCGAAGACAGTGGGATTGAATCAAAGATGGAAATTTTAAGATCAAAAATGGAGAATTTGGAGGTTTTAGAAGATGAATCAAATGAATTAAGTGatttaaacgatttaaaatcgttaaaaagtCGGTTTTTAAATAGGTTtctgtcaaaaaaagatgaagaaagTGAAGACTTAGataagaaaatagaaaaaaatgatgatgtGAGCGAAAATTTGGCGGCTAGTTCTTCAGTTTTTGATGAAATCGAGTCAAATTCAATACGAAAACCGTTCTATTTACATAAATCCGATaataatcttcataaattAGATAAAAGTCCATGTAAAACGGATAAGGTGGAAGGTGTAAAGGAGTTAAAAGGGGTTTCGAGTGGTAAAAATCGTCGGATGCGTTGCGAAAAGTGCAAAAAACGGTTGAATTTAACGAACTGGTATTTGTGTAGGTGTGAAAAAGCGTTTTGTACGCAACACAGATTACCGGAAGTGCATGATTGCGGGTATGATTTTAAAGGTGAGGGTAGGAGGGTTTTGGAAAGGGAAAATCCAGTTGTGAAAGGGGTTAAAGTGGTCAAGTTTTGA
- the LOC111426967 gene encoding odorant receptor 83a-like — translation MVNLASLIWGVSSFFAANLFTAFPIFIGKEPIPLWYPYNSSASPYFELSHIFQFLAQNSMWYNYNILDIFYITIVVITAGQFKILTWELENICFSSLLASGYDKQRILHFQETLANSNGITEHDKCLDIYQFMLTDEYVKQFRIKIIKVVNFHRDILDFCDKLENFLATSLLMMFLSILSHCVLILYGTSLSTSMIHRLQMAVYFFSAVVESFLVAYPSDFLFEQTQKLQFGLYSTPWYLCSKKLASTFKFWHFCLEKSFGLSLGKFKIFDLTAYAWVMKTSFSYFTVLRQRNMND, via the exons ATGGTTAATTTAGCATCTTTAATTTGGGGTGTTTCGTCGTTTTTTGCTGCCAATTTATTTACAGCTTTCCCAATCTTTATAGG gaAAGAACCAATACCTTTATGGTATCCATACAACTCTAGTGCATCCCCATACTTTGAATTATCccatatttttcaatttctcgCTCAAAATTCTATGTGGTATAACTATAACatattagatattttttatataacgaTTGTGGTTATCACTGCAggacaatttaaaatattaa CATgggaattagaaaatatttgctTTAGCAGTTTACTCGCATCTGGATATGATAAACAAAGAATATTACATTTTCAAGAAACTTTGGCAAATTCGAATGGGATAACAGAACACGATAAATGCTTGGATATTTACCAGTTTATGTTAACGGATGAATATGTAAAACAATTccgcattaaaattattaaagtcgtaaattttcatagagatattctcgatttttgtgataaattggaaaattttttggCTACGTCATTGCTAATGATGTTTCTTAGTATTTTAAGTCATTGCGTTCTTATTTTGTATGGAACCAGCTTG AGTACTTCAATGATTCATCGTTTGCAAATGGCAGTATACTTTTTTTCAGCTGTTGTTGAATCATTTTTAGTGGCATATCCATCCGATTTTTTATTCGAacag ACTCAAAAACTACAATTTGGTTTGTATTCGACACCCTGGTACTTATGCTCTAAGAAATTAGCATCTACCTTTAAATTTTGGCACTTttgtttagaaaaaagttttgggttatctcttggaaaatttaaaatttttgatttaacagCTTATGCATGg gttatgaAAACATCTTTTAGTTACTTTACAGTTCTTAGACAACGAAATATGAATgattaa
- the LOC111426990 gene encoding odorant receptor 83a-like encodes MSQRYLYYNLKIMRFTSMLDLDKNSSLSFKIWCYFWRSFSTLTVSYAIIFSMMDLITTESPLMSKSPVFLNMSVNATLATRLIFFYTFCKKTTKLVQLMFETFTYSTQTGLIEKTMHSYVKKTNVGFLIWFTIGNIGAQMYMVTPLIMEEERSLPMPLWRPYEATKSPFYELTFLFEVISNFILIFHVTTTDILFSTMTHITAGQYELLAWEFEHVCYTPLLEFGFTKDDILTFKRLLPNNCNRKEMSDEDYGLYNRIVKVTQTESYNHSLCLNFVRLIQQHNKLIHFSEEMEKFWSILLIPMLLIAQVYLTFEVHLILNSKDSTVTLQALEYILPIFLEITLISFAGESLLQRSMNLRTSLYTAPWYLCGSRFKKLFSIVLMRCSRDAFITIGGFTPNGLESYTWMMRSSIGYLAVLREPI; translated from the exons ATGTCTCAaagatatttatattataatttaaaaattatgcgTTTTACTTCAATGTTggatttagataaaaattcttcgctttcatttaaaatttggtgCTATTTCTGGAGAAGTTTCTCTACTTTAACTGTATCTTatgcaattattttttcaatgatGGACTTAATAACCACCGAATCTCCGCTGATGAGTAAATCACCAGTATTTTTAAACATGA GCGTTAACGCTACACTTGCAacaagattaatttttttttatacattttgtaaaaaaacaaCCAAATTAGTTCAATTAATGTTTGAAACGTTTACCTATAGCACTCAAACTGGATTAATCGAGAAAACAATGCATAGTTATGTTAAGAAGACCAACGTTGGGTTTTTAATTTGGTTCACAATTGGGAATATAGGTGCTCAAATGTATATGGTAACACCTTTAATAATGGAGGAAGAAAG ATCGTTACCAATGCCTTTATGGAGACCATACGAAGCAACAAAATCACCGTTTTATGAActaacatttctttttgaagtgatttctaatttcattttgatttttcatgTTACAACAACAGATATTTTGTTTTCAACGATGACCCATATTACTGCAGGTCAATATGAATTATTag CTTGGGAATTCGAACATGTGTGTTACACACCTTTACTTGAATTTGGATTTACAAAAGACGACATCTTAACGTTTAAGAGATTGTTACCAAACAATTGTAACCGGAAAGAAAT gTCTGATGAGGATTATGGGCTTTATAATAGAATTGTCAAAGTGACACAAACGGAATCATACAATCATAGcctttgtttaaattttgtcAGGCTTATTCAacaacacaataaattaattcatttttcagaagaaatggaaaaattttggtCTATACTTCTTATTCCTATGCTTCTCATTGCACAAGTATATTTAACTTTTGAAGTGCATCTCATTTTAAAC agtAAAGATTCAACAGTAACTTTACAAGCTCTTGAATATATATTaccaatatttttagaaataacatTGATTAGTTTTGCAGGTGAAAGTCTTTTACAACGG AGCATGAACTTACGAACATCTTTATACACAGCTCCTTGGTATTTATGCGGTAGTCGattcaagaaattatttagtaTCGTCTTAATGCGATGTTCAAGAGACGCTTTCATTACAATCGGTGGGTTTACCCCTAATGGTTTGGAGTCTTATACATGg ATGATGAGATCGTCAATAGGCTATTTAGCTGTATTAAGAGAGCCAATTTAA